A portion of the Achromobacter sp. MFA1 R4 genome contains these proteins:
- a CDS encoding TssQ family T6SS-associated lipoprotein — MKIRILSSLLGVSALLAGCAGISASQPESPPTAEALAELQQVRDQYGAGRYGEVIRGVATSDTLAASSKAVRIEAYKLQAFSYCVTRYTQLCEDSFSRILALDPTFELAPNEAGHPAWGPAFQRARAQLVK, encoded by the coding sequence ATGAAAATTCGCATCCTGAGCAGTCTGCTTGGCGTATCGGCCCTCCTGGCCGGCTGCGCGGGCATCTCCGCATCACAACCCGAGAGCCCCCCCACGGCCGAAGCGCTGGCCGAGCTGCAACAGGTGCGCGACCAGTACGGTGCCGGCCGTTACGGCGAGGTGATCCGTGGCGTCGCCACCTCCGATACGCTGGCGGCCTCGTCCAAAGCGGTTCGCATCGAAGCCTACAAGCTTCAGGCTTTCAGCTATTGCGTCACCCGCTACACCCAGCTTTGCGAGGACAGCTTCTCCCGCATTCTTGCCCTGGATCCGACTTTTGAACTCGCCCCCAACGAGGCCGGTCATCCGGCTTGGGGCCCCGCCTTTCAGCGCGCACGCGCACAGCTTGTGAAGTAG
- the rpoB gene encoding DNA-directed RNA polymerase subunit beta, with protein sequence MPYSYTEKKRIRKSFAKREDVQNVPFLLATQLQSYLTFLQADTAPSERVADGLQAAFSSIFPIVSHNGMARLEFVSYVLGEPVFDVKECQQRGLTYASPLRAKVRLVLLDREVSKPTVKEVKEQEVYMGEIPLMTGTGSFVINGTERVIVSRLHRSPGVFFEHDRGKTHSSGKLLFSARVIPYRGSWLDFEFDPKDILFFRVDRRRKMPVTILCKAIGMTPESILANFFDFDNFELKSEGAMMEFVPERWKGEMARFDIADRSGKVIVEKDKRINAKHLRDLAAGGIQRISVPEDFLYGRVLAKNIVDEDTGEVIANANDEITESVLGALRAANVHEFQALYTNDLDRGPYISQTLRTDETADQMAARVAIYRMMRPGEPPTEEAVEALFQRLFYSEETYDLSRVGRMKVNSRLGRGEDITGPMTLTNEDILETIKVLVELRNGRGQIDDIDHLGNRRVRCVGELAENQFRAGLVRVERAVKERLGQAETENLMPHDLINSKPISAAIKEFFGSSQLSQFMDQTNPLSEITHKRRVSALGPGGLTRERAGFEVRDVHPTHYGRVCPIETPEGPNIGLINSMALYARLNEYGFLETPYRKIVDGRVSDQIDYLSAIEESHYVIAQANAALDEEGRFVDDLVACREAGETMLTAPANVHYMDVAPSQIVSVAASLIPFLEHDDANRALMGANMQRQAVPCLRPEKPVVGTGIERTVAVDSGTTVQALRGGLVDHVDAERVVIRVNDEENVAGEVGVDIYNLIKYTRSNQNTNINQRPIVKRGDRVAKGDVLADGASTDLGELALGQNMLIAFMPWNGYNFEDSILISEKVVADDRYTSVHIEELTVVARDTKLGPEEITRDISNLAETQLNRLDDSGITYIGAEVSADDVLVGKVTPKGETQLTPEEKLLRAIFGEKASDVKDTSLRVPSGMTGTVIDVQVFTREGIVRDKRAQSIIDDELRRYRQDLNDQLRIVENDQFDRIEKMLINKTVNGGPRKLAKGATITKAYLADLDRWQWFDIRLADEPHAVVLEQAKESLEQKRHQFDLAFEEKRKKLTQGDELPPGVLKMIKVYLAVKRRLQPGDKMAGRHGNKGVVSRITPVEDMPHMADGTPADIVLNPLGVPSRMNVGQVLEVHLGWAAKGVGHRIADMLRDERTAQVKNVRAYLDKVYNTTGSGARIDELTDDEVMEMAQNLKNGVPFATPVFDGATEEEITKMLELAYPDDVAERMALTPSRTQAWLFDGRTGEQFERPVTVGYMHYLKLHHLVDDKMHARSTGPYSLVTQQPLGGKAQFGGQRFGEMEVWALEAYGAAYTLQEMLTVKSDDINGRTKVYENIVKGDHVIDAGMPESFNVLVKEIRSLALDMDLERN encoded by the coding sequence ATGCCTTACTCGTACACCGAAAAAAAGCGCATCCGCAAAAGCTTCGCCAAGCGTGAAGACGTTCAAAACGTTCCCTTCCTTTTGGCGACTCAGCTTCAATCCTACCTAACTTTCCTGCAGGCGGATACCGCCCCGTCCGAACGCGTAGCCGACGGTTTGCAGGCGGCGTTCTCGTCGATTTTCCCGATCGTTAGTCACAACGGTATGGCGCGCTTGGAGTTCGTGAGCTACGTGCTCGGCGAACCGGTGTTCGATGTCAAGGAATGTCAGCAACGTGGCCTGACCTATGCCTCGCCCCTGCGAGCCAAGGTCCGCCTGGTGCTGCTTGACCGCGAAGTCAGCAAGCCCACCGTGAAGGAAGTGAAGGAACAGGAAGTCTACATGGGCGAAATTCCGCTCATGACGGGCACGGGTTCCTTCGTCATCAACGGCACCGAACGTGTCATCGTGTCGCGGCTGCACCGTTCGCCCGGCGTGTTCTTTGAACATGACCGCGGCAAAACGCACAGCTCCGGCAAGCTCCTGTTCTCGGCCCGCGTGATTCCTTACCGCGGCTCGTGGCTGGACTTCGAATTCGACCCGAAGGATATCCTGTTCTTCCGCGTCGACCGCCGTCGCAAGATGCCCGTCACGATCCTGTGCAAGGCCATCGGCATGACGCCGGAATCCATCCTGGCCAACTTCTTCGACTTCGACAACTTCGAATTGAAGAGCGAAGGCGCGATGATGGAATTCGTGCCTGAGCGCTGGAAGGGCGAAATGGCCCGCTTCGATATCGCCGACCGTTCGGGCAAGGTGATCGTCGAAAAAGACAAGCGCATCAACGCCAAGCATCTGCGCGACCTGGCTGCCGGCGGCATCCAGCGCATCTCCGTGCCGGAAGACTTCCTGTACGGCCGCGTGCTGGCCAAGAACATCGTTGACGAAGACACCGGCGAAGTCATCGCCAACGCTAACGATGAGATCACGGAAAGCGTGCTCGGCGCCCTGCGCGCCGCGAACGTGCACGAATTCCAGGCGCTGTACACCAACGACCTGGATCGCGGCCCGTACATTTCGCAAACGCTGCGCACCGACGAAACCGCCGACCAGATGGCCGCGCGCGTCGCCATCTATCGCATGATGCGTCCTGGCGAACCGCCCACCGAAGAAGCGGTGGAAGCGCTGTTCCAGCGCCTGTTCTACAGCGAAGAAACGTACGACCTGTCGCGCGTTGGCCGCATGAAGGTCAACAGCCGCCTGGGCCGTGGTGAGGACATCACCGGCCCGATGACGCTCACCAACGAAGACATCCTTGAAACCATCAAGGTGCTGGTCGAGCTGCGTAACGGCCGTGGTCAGATCGATGACATCGATCACTTGGGCAACCGCCGCGTGCGTTGCGTGGGCGAACTGGCCGAAAACCAGTTCCGCGCCGGTCTCGTGCGTGTCGAGCGCGCCGTCAAGGAACGTCTGGGCCAGGCCGAGACGGAAAACCTGATGCCGCACGACCTGATCAACTCCAAGCCGATCTCGGCCGCCATCAAGGAGTTCTTCGGTTCGAGCCAACTGTCGCAGTTCATGGACCAGACCAACCCGCTGTCGGAAATCACGCACAAGCGTCGTGTTTCCGCACTGGGCCCGGGCGGTCTGACCCGCGAGCGCGCCGGCTTCGAAGTCCGCGACGTGCACCCGACCCACTATGGCCGCGTCTGCCCGATCGAAACGCCGGAAGGCCCGAACATCGGCCTGATCAACTCCATGGCGCTGTACGCTCGCCTGAACGAGTACGGCTTCCTGGAAACGCCTTACCGCAAGATCGTCGACGGTCGCGTCAGCGACCAGATCGACTACCTGTCGGCCATCGAAGAAAGCCACTACGTCATCGCGCAGGCTAACGCCGCGCTGGACGAAGAAGGCCGTTTCGTCGACGACCTGGTGGCCTGCCGTGAAGCGGGCGAAACGATGCTGACCGCGCCGGCCAACGTGCACTACATGGACGTTGCCCCGTCGCAGATCGTGTCGGTCGCTGCCTCGCTGATTCCGTTCCTGGAGCACGACGACGCGAACCGCGCGCTGATGGGCGCCAACATGCAACGTCAGGCCGTGCCTTGCCTGCGTCCGGAAAAGCCGGTCGTGGGTACGGGTATCGAACGCACCGTGGCCGTTGACTCGGGCACCACCGTGCAGGCGCTGCGTGGCGGCTTGGTCGACCACGTCGACGCCGAGCGCGTCGTGATTCGCGTGAACGACGAAGAAAACGTCGCCGGCGAAGTGGGCGTCGACATCTACAACCTGATCAAGTACACCCGTTCCAACCAGAACACGAACATCAACCAGCGTCCGATCGTCAAGCGTGGCGACCGCGTCGCCAAGGGCGACGTGCTGGCTGACGGCGCATCGACCGACCTGGGCGAACTCGCCCTGGGTCAGAACATGCTGATCGCGTTCATGCCCTGGAACGGCTACAACTTCGAAGACTCGATCCTGATCTCCGAAAAGGTCGTGGCCGATGACCGCTACACCTCGGTCCACATCGAGGAACTGACGGTTGTCGCCCGCGACACGAAGCTCGGTCCGGAAGAAATCACCCGCGACATCAGCAACCTGGCTGAAACGCAGTTGAACCGCCTGGACGATTCCGGCATCACCTACATCGGCGCCGAAGTCAGCGCCGACGACGTGCTGGTCGGCAAGGTCACGCCCAAGGGCGAAACCCAGCTGACGCCGGAAGAAAAGCTGCTGCGCGCCATCTTCGGTGAAAAGGCGTCCGACGTTAAGGACACCTCGCTGCGCGTGCCCTCGGGCATGACCGGCACCGTGATCGACGTGCAGGTGTTCACGCGTGAAGGCATCGTGCGCGACAAGCGCGCCCAGTCCATCATCGACGATGAACTGCGCCGCTATCGCCAGGACCTGAACGACCAGCTGCGCATCGTTGAAAACGACCAGTTCGATCGTATCGAGAAGATGCTGATCAACAAGACCGTCAACGGCGGCCCGCGCAAGCTGGCCAAGGGCGCGACGATCACCAAGGCCTACCTGGCCGACCTGGATCGCTGGCAGTGGTTCGACATCCGCCTGGCCGATGAGCCGCACGCCGTCGTGCTGGAACAGGCCAAGGAATCGCTCGAGCAGAAGCGTCACCAGTTCGATCTGGCCTTCGAAGAGAAGCGCAAGAAGCTGACGCAGGGCGACGAGCTGCCCCCGGGCGTGCTGAAGATGATCAAGGTCTATCTGGCCGTGAAGCGTCGTCTGCAGCCTGGCGACAAGATGGCGGGCCGTCACGGCAACAAGGGCGTGGTCTCGCGCATCACGCCGGTGGAAGACATGCCGCACATGGCTGATGGCACGCCGGCCGACATCGTTCTGAACCCGCTGGGCGTGCCCTCGCGGATGAACGTCGGCCAGGTGCTGGAAGTTCACTTGGGCTGGGCTGCCAAGGGCGTCGGCCATCGCATCGCCGACATGCTGCGCGACGAGCGCACGGCGCAGGTCAAGAACGTCCGCGCGTATCTGGACAAGGTCTACAACACGACCGGCTCCGGCGCGCGCATCGACGAGCTGACCGACGACGAAGTCATGGAAATGGCCCAGAACCTCAAGAACGGCGTGCCGTTCGCGACGCCCGTCTTCGACGGCGCGACCGAAGAGGAAATCACCAAGATGCTGGAACTGGCCTATCCGGACGACGTCGCCGAGCGCATGGCGCTCACGCCTTCGCGTACGCAGGCATGGCTGTTCGACGGCCGCACGGGCGAGCAATTCGAGCGCCCCGTGACCGTCGGCTACATGCACTACCTGAAGCTGCACCACTTGGTCGACGACAAGATGCACGCGCGTTCCACTGGCCCGTACTCGCTCGTGACCCAGCAGCCGCTGGGCGGCAAGGCGCAGTTCGGCGGCCAGCGTTTCGGGGAAATGGAAGTGTGGGCGCTGGAAGCATACGGCGCCGCCTACACCCTGCAGGAAATGCTGACGGTGAAGTCGGACGACATCAACGGTCGTACCAAGGTTTACGAGAACATCGTCAAGGGCGACCACGTGATCGATGCCGGCATGCCGGAATCGTTCAACGTTCTGGTCAAGGAAATCCGCTCGTTGGCCCTGGACATGGATTTGGAGCGTAACTAA
- the rplL gene encoding 50S ribosomal protein L7/L12, which translates to MALNKAEILDAIAGMTVLELSELIKEMEEKFGVSAAAAAVAVAAPAAGGAAAAAEEQTEFTVVLQEAGANKVSVIKAVRELTGLGLKEAKDLVDGAPKPVKEAVAKADAEAAKKKLEEAGAKVEVK; encoded by the coding sequence ATGGCACTTAACAAAGCTGAAATCCTTGACGCCATCGCTGGCATGACCGTGCTCGAGCTGTCCGAGCTGATCAAGGAAATGGAAGAGAAGTTCGGCGTGTCGGCTGCTGCCGCTGCCGTCGCTGTCGCTGCTCCCGCCGCTGGTGGCGCTGCCGCCGCTGCTGAAGAGCAAACCGAGTTCACCGTCGTCCTGCAAGAAGCCGGCGCGAACAAGGTCAGCGTCATCAAGGCCGTGCGCGAGCTGACCGGTCTGGGTCTGAAGGAAGCCAAGGACCTGGTCGACGGCGCTCCGAAGCCCGTCAAGGAAGCTGTGGCCAAGGCTGACGCCGAAGCCGCCAAGAAGAAGCTGGAAGAAGCTGGCGCCAAGGTCGAAGTCAAGTAA
- the rplJ gene encoding 50S ribosomal protein L10 — translation MSLNRQEKAVVIEEVSAEVAKAQSIVIAEYRGLDVASVTVLRKTARESGVYLRVLKNSLARRAVAGTAFEPLAEQLTGPLIYGISTDPVAAAKVIAGFAKSNDKLVIKAGALPNNLLNQEGVKALATMPSREELLSKLLGTMQAPIAQFVRTLNEVPTKFARGLAAVRDQKAAA, via the coding sequence GTGAGTCTCAATCGTCAAGAGAAAGCGGTGGTGATCGAGGAAGTCTCGGCGGAAGTCGCCAAGGCCCAATCGATTGTTATCGCTGAGTACCGTGGTCTGGACGTCGCCTCTGTCACCGTACTGCGCAAAACTGCGCGTGAATCGGGCGTGTATCTGCGTGTTCTGAAGAACTCGCTGGCCCGTCGTGCTGTTGCCGGCACGGCTTTCGAGCCGTTGGCTGAGCAACTGACCGGTCCGCTGATCTATGGCATCAGCACTGATCCGGTAGCGGCGGCCAAGGTCATTGCTGGTTTCGCGAAAAGCAACGATAAGCTGGTCATCAAGGCGGGCGCTCTGCCCAACAACTTGCTGAACCAAGAAGGTGTGAAGGCTCTGGCCACCATGCCCTCGCGCGAAGAGTTGCTGTCGAAGCTGCTTGGCACCATGCAAGCCCCCATCGCGCAATTCGTGCGTACGCTCAACGAAGTTCCGACCAAGTTCGCCCGTGGCCTCGCTGCCGTGCGCGACCAGAAGGCAGCGGCCTGA
- the rpoC gene encoding DNA-directed RNA polymerase subunit beta', with amino-acid sequence MKALLDLFKQVSQDEQFDAIKIGIASPEKIRSWSYGEVRKPETINYRTFKPERDGLFCSKIFGPIKDYECLCGKYKRLKHRGVICEKCGVEVTVAKVRRERMGHIELASPVAHIWFLKSLPSRLGMVLDMTLRDIERVLYFEAWCVIEPGMTPLKRGQIMSDDDFLAKTEEYGDDFRALMGAEAVRELLRTIDIDREVETLRGELKATSSEAKIKKISKRLKVLEGFQKSGIKAEWMVMEVLPVLPPDLRPLVPLDGGRFATSDLNDLYRRVINRNNRLKRLLELKAPEIILRNEKRMLQEAVDSLLDNGRRGKAMTGANKRQLKSLADMIKGKSGRFRQNLLGKRVDYSGRSVIVVGPQLKLHQCGLPKLMALELFKPFIFNRLEMMGLATTIKAAKKLVESQEPVVWDILEEVIREHPVMLNRAPTLHRLGIQAFEPVLIEGKAIQLHPLVCAAFNADFDGDQMAVHVPLSLEAQLEARTLMLASNNVLFPANGEPSIVPSQDIVLGLYYTTRERINGRGEGIFFTDVAEVQRAYDNGEVELQSRVTVRLKEHERDENGEWQPVIRRHETTVGRALLSEILPKGLPFTVLNKALKKKEISRLINQSFRRCGLRDTVIFADKLMQSGFRLATRGGISIAMGDMLIPTAKEGILAEASREVKEIDKQYSSGLVTSQERYNNVVDIWGKAGDKVGKAMMEQLATEPVINRHGEEVRQESFNSIYMMADSGARGSAAQIRQLAGMRGLMAKPDGSIIETPITANFREGLNVLQYFISTHGARKGLADTALKTANSGYLTRRLVDVTQDLVITEDDCGTSQGYNMKALVEGGEVIEPLRDRILGRVAAVDIVNPDTQETAIVAGTLLDEDLVDTIDRIGVDEVKVRTPLTCETRHGLCAHCYGRDLGRGSSVNQGEAVGVIAAQSIGEPGTQLTMRTFHIGGAASRSALASAVETKSTGTVGFASTMRYVTNAKGERVAISRSGELAIFDDNGRERERHKIPYGATVLVGDGEAVKAGARLATWDPLTRPIVSEYGGAVRFENIEEGVTVAKQVDEVTGLSTLVVITPKTRGGKIVMRPQIKLVNENGEDVKIAGTDHSVNISFPVGALITVRDGQQVAVGEVLARIPQESQKTRDITGGLPRVAELFEARSPKDAGMLADVTGTVSFGKDTKGKQRLVITDLEGVSHEFLIPKEKQVLVHDGQVVNKGEMIVDGPADPHDILRLQGIEKLATYIVDEVQDVYRLQGVKINDKHIEVIVRQMLRRVNIVDAGDTEFIPGEQVERSELLNENDRVTAADLRPATYDNVLLGITKASLSTDSFISAASFQETTRVLTEAAIMGKRDDLRGLKENVIVGRLIPAGTGLAYHHARRDKEQLEAAEREAARQQANPFEDAPVTVGSDVETPAPDTGAENSAE; translated from the coding sequence ATGAAAGCGCTACTCGACCTCTTTAAGCAAGTCTCGCAAGACGAGCAGTTCGATGCCATCAAGATCGGCATCGCCTCGCCCGAGAAGATCCGTTCGTGGTCCTACGGCGAAGTCCGCAAGCCCGAGACCATCAACTACCGCACGTTCAAGCCCGAGCGCGACGGCCTGTTCTGCTCCAAGATCTTTGGCCCGATCAAGGACTACGAGTGCCTGTGCGGCAAGTACAAGCGTCTGAAGCACCGTGGCGTGATCTGCGAAAAGTGCGGCGTGGAAGTCACCGTCGCCAAGGTTCGCCGTGAACGCATGGGCCACATCGAGCTGGCCAGCCCCGTCGCGCACATCTGGTTCCTGAAGAGCCTGCCGTCGCGTCTGGGCATGGTGCTCGACATGACCCTGCGCGACATCGAACGCGTCCTGTACTTCGAAGCCTGGTGCGTGATCGAGCCCGGCATGACGCCGCTCAAGCGCGGCCAGATCATGTCGGATGACGATTTCCTCGCCAAGACCGAAGAGTACGGCGACGACTTCCGTGCCCTGATGGGTGCGGAGGCCGTGCGCGAACTGCTGCGCACCATCGACATCGACCGCGAAGTGGAAACGCTGCGCGGCGAACTGAAGGCCACCAGCTCGGAAGCCAAGATCAAGAAGATCTCCAAGCGCCTGAAGGTGCTGGAAGGCTTCCAGAAGTCCGGCATCAAGGCCGAGTGGATGGTCATGGAAGTGCTGCCCGTGCTGCCGCCGGACCTGCGTCCGCTGGTGCCGCTGGACGGCGGCCGCTTCGCGACCTCCGACCTGAACGACCTGTACCGCCGCGTCATCAACCGCAACAACCGCCTCAAGCGCCTGCTGGAGCTCAAGGCGCCTGAAATCATCCTGCGCAACGAAAAGCGCATGCTGCAGGAAGCTGTCGACTCGCTGCTGGACAACGGCCGCCGTGGCAAGGCCATGACGGGCGCCAACAAGCGCCAGCTCAAGTCGCTGGCCGACATGATCAAGGGCAAGAGCGGTCGTTTCCGTCAGAACCTGCTGGGCAAGCGCGTCGACTACTCGGGCCGTTCGGTCATCGTGGTGGGTCCGCAGCTCAAGCTGCATCAGTGCGGCCTGCCCAAGCTGATGGCCCTGGAACTGTTCAAGCCGTTCATCTTCAATCGTCTGGAGATGATGGGCCTGGCCACGACCATCAAGGCTGCCAAGAAGCTGGTCGAAAGCCAGGAACCGGTGGTCTGGGACATCCTGGAAGAAGTCATCCGCGAACACCCGGTCATGCTGAACCGTGCGCCCACGCTGCACCGTTTGGGCATCCAGGCGTTCGAGCCGGTGCTGATCGAAGGCAAGGCCATCCAGCTGCACCCGCTGGTTTGCGCGGCGTTCAACGCCGACTTCGACGGTGACCAGATGGCCGTTCACGTGCCGCTGTCGCTGGAAGCCCAGCTCGAAGCGCGCACGCTGATGCTGGCGTCGAACAACGTGCTGTTCCCGGCCAACGGCGAACCGTCGATCGTGCCGTCGCAGGACATCGTGCTGGGTCTGTACTACACGACCCGCGAGCGCATCAACGGCCGTGGCGAAGGCATCTTCTTCACGGACGTCGCTGAAGTCCAGCGCGCCTATGACAACGGCGAAGTCGAGCTGCAAAGCCGCGTCACCGTGCGCCTGAAGGAACACGAGCGCGACGAGAACGGCGAATGGCAGCCCGTCATCCGCCGTCACGAGACGACGGTCGGCCGTGCGCTGCTGTCCGAGATCCTGCCCAAGGGCCTGCCCTTCACCGTCCTGAACAAGGCGCTGAAGAAGAAGGAAATCTCGCGCCTGATCAACCAGTCGTTCCGCCGCTGCGGCCTGCGCGACACCGTGATCTTCGCTGACAAGCTGATGCAGTCGGGCTTCCGGCTGGCCACGCGCGGCGGTATCTCGATCGCCATGGGCGACATGCTGATCCCGACCGCCAAGGAAGGCATCCTGGCCGAAGCCAGCCGCGAAGTGAAGGAAATCGACAAGCAGTACTCGTCGGGTCTGGTCACGTCCCAAGAGCGCTACAACAACGTTGTGGACATTTGGGGCAAGGCTGGCGACAAGGTCGGCAAGGCGATGATGGAACAGCTCGCGACCGAGCCCGTGATCAACCGTCACGGCGAGGAAGTGCGCCAGGAATCGTTCAACTCCATCTACATGATGGCTGACTCGGGCGCCCGCGGTTCGGCCGCCCAGATCCGCCAGCTCGCCGGCATGCGCGGCCTGATGGCCAAGCCGGACGGCTCGATCATCGAAACGCCCATTACCGCGAACTTCCGTGAAGGCCTGAACGTACTCCAGTACTTCATCTCCACCCACGGTGCGCGTAAGGGTCTGGCCGATACGGCACTGAAGACCGCGAACTCGGGTTACCTGACCCGCCGTCTGGTCGACGTGACGCAGGATCTGGTCATCACCGAAGACGACTGCGGCACCTCGCAGGGCTACAACATGAAAGCCCTGGTCGAAGGCGGTGAAGTCATCGAACCGTTGCGCGACCGTATCCTCGGCCGCGTGGCTGCCGTGGACATCGTCAACCCGGACACGCAGGAAACGGCCATCGTCGCCGGCACCCTGCTGGACGAAGACCTGGTCGACACCATCGACCGCATCGGCGTGGACGAAGTCAAGGTCCGCACGCCGCTGACCTGCGAAACGCGTCACGGCCTGTGCGCGCACTGCTATGGCCGTGACCTGGGTCGCGGCTCGTCGGTCAACCAGGGCGAGGCAGTCGGCGTCATCGCTGCCCAGTCCATCGGTGAACCGGGCACGCAGCTCACGATGCGTACGTTCCACATCGGTGGCGCGGCCTCGCGTTCGGCCCTGGCCAGCGCGGTGGAAACGAAGTCCACCGGTACCGTCGGCTTTGCCAGCACGATGCGCTACGTCACGAACGCCAAGGGCGAACGTGTCGCGATCTCGCGCTCGGGCGAACTGGCGATCTTCGACGACAACGGCCGCGAACGCGAACGCCACAAGATCCCGTACGGCGCGACCGTGCTGGTGGGCGATGGCGAAGCCGTGAAGGCTGGCGCGCGCCTGGCGACGTGGGATCCGCTGACCCGTCCGATCGTGTCGGAATACGGCGGCGCCGTCCGCTTCGAGAACATCGAAGAAGGCGTGACCGTTGCCAAGCAGGTGGACGAAGTCACCGGCCTGTCGACGCTCGTCGTCATCACGCCCAAGACCCGTGGCGGCAAGATCGTCATGCGTCCGCAGATCAAGCTGGTCAACGAGAACGGCGAAGACGTCAAGATCGCCGGCACCGATCACTCGGTGAACATCTCGTTCCCGGTGGGCGCGCTGATCACCGTGCGTGACGGCCAGCAGGTTGCCGTGGGTGAAGTCCTGGCGCGTATTCCGCAGGAATCGCAAAAGACCCGCGACATTACCGGCGGTCTGCCGCGTGTGGCCGAACTGTTCGAGGCCCGTTCGCCGAAGGACGCCGGCATGCTCGCCGACGTCACCGGTACGGTCTCGTTCGGCAAGGACACCAAGGGCAAGCAGCGCCTGGTCATCACCGACCTGGAAGGCGTGAGCCACGAGTTCCTGATTCCGAAGGAAAAGCAGGTTCTGGTGCACGACGGCCAGGTGGTGAACAAGGGCGAAATGATCGTGGACGGCCCGGCCGATCCCCACGACATCCTGCGCCTGCAAGGCATCGAGAAGCTGGCGACGTACATCGTCGACGAAGTGCAGGACGTCTACCGTCTGCAGGGCGTGAAGATCAACGACAAGCACATCGAAGTGATTGTTCGTCAGATGCTGCGTCGTGTGAACATCGTCGACGCGGGCGACACCGAGTTCATCCCGGGCGAGCAGGTCGAGCGCTCCGAGCTGTTGAACGAAAACGACCGCGTCACGGCAGCCGACCTGCGTCCGGCAACGTACGACAACGTGCTGCTGGGTATCACGAAGGCCTCGCTGTCGACCGACTCGTTCATCTCGGCCGCTTCGTTCCAGGAAACCACCCGGGTCCTGACCGAAGCCGCCATCATGGGCAAGCGCGACGACCTGCGCGGCTTGAAGGAAAACGTCATCGTCGGCCGCCTCATCCCGGCAGGTACCGGCCTGGCGTACCACCACGCTCGCCGCGACAAGGAACAGCTGGAGGCGGCGGAACGCGAAGCCGCTCGCCAGCAGGCCAACCCGTTCGAGGACGCGCCGGTCACGGTGGGCTCGGATGTGGAAACGCCCGCGCCCGACACCGGCGCCGAGAACTCCGCCGAATAA